From Candidatus Neomarinimicrobiota bacterium, the proteins below share one genomic window:
- a CDS encoding 2-hydroxyglutaryl-CoA dehydratase — MEFIGGIDVGSRVTKAVVIDKKGKILGRGTTMTGAYLAQSAETALNKACQIEGIRFNEIEYIASTGFGRYQVPFRHIQITDITSNAFGALYIFPKTRCIIDIGAMNARAMKINEEGRVLKFRMNDKCASGAGRFLERVALALELELDEIGSISLGSKNPQTISNICAVLAESEVINLVTKGVDVEDIVQGAHKSITDRIVALLRQVGIENEITLTGGVTKNVGMIKALEEKLEAPLNVSADSEFAGAIGAALLGIMRLEKKNLAEN, encoded by the coding sequence ATGGAATTCATCGGAGGCATAGACGTTGGTTCGCGAGTGACGAAAGCAGTCGTGATTGACAAAAAGGGAAAGATTCTCGGCAGAGGAACCACAATGACGGGAGCATATTTAGCCCAATCAGCGGAAACGGCATTGAATAAAGCGTGTCAAATTGAAGGTATTAGATTTAATGAAATAGAATATATAGCAAGCACAGGTTTCGGGCGGTATCAGGTTCCGTTCAGACATATTCAGATTACCGACATCACAAGTAATGCGTTCGGCGCATTGTATATCTTTCCCAAAACCCGTTGTATTATTGATATAGGCGCAATGAACGCGCGAGCCATGAAAATCAACGAAGAGGGAAGAGTCTTAAAATTCCGTATGAACGATAAATGCGCTTCCGGCGCAGGCCGCTTTTTGGAAAGAGTGGCGCTTGCGCTTGAACTCGAGTTAGACGAAATAGGAAGTATCTCTCTTGGTTCGAAAAATCCACAGACTATCAGCAACATCTGCGCTGTACTCGCTGAATCCGAAGTTATTAATCTCGTGACCAAAGGTGTTGACGTAGAAGATATTGTTCAAGGCGCTCACAAATCCATTACCGATAGGATAGTGGCGCTGCTACGGCAGGTAGGAATCGAAAACGAGATCACTCTTACAGGCGGAGTGACGAAGAACGTAGGGATGATAAAAGCTCTGGAGGAAAAACTTGAAGCGCCGTTAAACGTAAGCGCAGACTCGGAATTTGCCGGAGCGATAGGCGCAGCGCTTTTAGGCATAATGCGGCTTGAAAAGAAAAACCTTGCTGAAAATTAG
- a CDS encoding 2-hydroxyglutaryl-CoA dehydratase, translating into MIVAGVDVGSTATKSILMNENGEIIARGLTHTGANVVKAAERVFNQALKMADVEEWDIAYTVGTGYGRFRVPFGDTQITEISCHAKGAHYLHPGTRTILDIGGQDTKAIKVGPKGEVIDFCMNDKCAAGTGKFLEAAAKVMDISLDDLGVISLKSKKPLRITNVCTVFVESEIISHLAWGKKPEDILRGVHNSISGRSSSLLRRVGLEPELTFTGGVSKNIGMVAALKEKLKLKINATEDSQYTGAIGAALFALERASIKSVTTN; encoded by the coding sequence ATGATAGTGGCAGGAGTAGACGTAGGATCCACCGCGACAAAATCAATTCTGATGAACGAAAACGGTGAAATTATCGCGCGTGGATTAACACATACGGGCGCGAATGTTGTAAAGGCGGCTGAAAGGGTATTCAATCAAGCGCTGAAAATGGCTGATGTGGAAGAGTGGGACATAGCCTACACTGTGGGGACAGGGTACGGTCGATTCCGCGTACCGTTCGGAGATACGCAGATTACGGAGATAAGCTGCCATGCGAAAGGCGCTCACTATCTTCATCCCGGAACACGCACTATTCTTGATATAGGCGGTCAAGATACAAAAGCAATTAAAGTCGGCCCGAAAGGTGAAGTGATTGATTTCTGTATGAATGATAAATGCGCTGCGGGAACCGGAAAGTTTCTCGAAGCCGCGGCAAAAGTTATGGACATCTCTCTGGACGATTTGGGAGTAATATCTCTAAAATCAAAAAAACCATTGAGGATAACCAACGTTTGTACCGTCTTTGTTGAATCGGAAATAATCTCTCATCTCGCCTGGGGTAAGAAACCGGAAGATATTCTCAGAGGCGTGCACAATTCGATTTCGGGAAGGAGTTCATCTCTGTTGCGGCGGGTCGGATTGGAACCGGAGCTTACGTTCACCGGTGGAGTGTCAAAAAATATAGGGATGGTGGCGGCGCTGAAAGAAAAATTAAAATTAAAAATTAATGCCACTGAAGACTCACAATATACCGGAGCAATTGGGGCAGCGCTCTTCGCTCTTGAACGAGCATCAATAAAATCGGTTACAACTAACTAA
- a CDS encoding 2-hydroxyacyl-CoA dehydratase, protein MMDEIKFKYQGVARTYQRELLDNWYSGISSAKEKGEKVAYLFISGNIAELLRVFNFHLVYPEVNALQCGVKKVAGDFIMKAEDVGYSSDVCGYVKNDVGLILSGNKGPFGTLSPPDLLVCTYSGCMTYVKWFEALAKTYGAELFILDVPYLREGKPTKGDMKYICSQLEELIEVCERKTGIQYDEDKLKEILGNSVKAEDLWVDILQSAKNEPSPFDAFFEAVFFMAPIYVLRGTEECVEYYQKAKLEIEERIQHKTGPIPEEKFRIVMEGPPPWPHFRSFWELFKKWDVCVVASTYSKVGGIWDFGFRHDPSRPLESIAEYATNCYTNYNWKMRSEMIKSYIDDYHADALVIHSVKSCRAFSVGQADARERFIREYNVPTLFIESDLADPRYFSEAQMRNRIDAFFESLEHRRLVEV, encoded by the coding sequence ATGATGGACGAAATTAAATTTAAATATCAAGGTGTTGCCCGGACTTATCAACGTGAGTTGCTTGATAACTGGTATTCGGGAATATCTTCTGCGAAGGAGAAAGGCGAAAAAGTCGCTTATCTCTTTATTAGCGGGAACATAGCCGAACTATTGAGGGTATTCAATTTTCACCTTGTATATCCCGAAGTGAACGCTCTGCAATGCGGAGTGAAAAAGGTCGCCGGCGATTTTATCATGAAAGCGGAAGATGTAGGATATTCTTCCGATGTATGCGGATATGTAAAAAATGATGTAGGTCTTATATTGTCCGGCAACAAAGGTCCGTTCGGGACACTTTCTCCCCCTGACCTGCTCGTATGCACCTATTCAGGATGTATGACCTATGTGAAATGGTTTGAAGCATTAGCAAAAACTTACGGAGCCGAATTATTCATATTGGATGTGCCGTATTTGAGAGAGGGAAAACCCACAAAAGGTGATATGAAGTATATATGTTCGCAACTTGAAGAACTCATCGAGGTATGCGAGCGGAAGACCGGTATACAATATGATGAAGACAAGTTGAAAGAGATTCTCGGAAATTCCGTAAAGGCCGAAGATCTTTGGGTAGACATACTACAGTCAGCGAAAAATGAACCGTCTCCTTTTGATGCGTTTTTTGAAGCAGTCTTTTTCATGGCGCCGATCTATGTACTTAGAGGAACCGAAGAATGCGTCGAATATTACCAGAAGGCAAAATTAGAAATTGAAGAACGAATACAGCATAAAACCGGTCCGATTCCGGAGGAAAAATTTCGTATCGTAATGGAAGGACCTCCCCCATGGCCCCATTTCAGAAGCTTTTGGGAGTTATTTAAAAAGTGGGATGTATGTGTCGTTGCATCCACTTATTCAAAGGTCGGCGGCATTTGGGATTTCGGATTCAGGCATGATCCATCTCGACCTCTCGAAAGCATAGCCGAATACGCAACGAATTGCTATACCAACTATAACTGGAAAATGCGCTCTGAAATGATAAAAAGCTATATTGATGATTACCACGCAGACGCTCTTGTCATTCATTCGGTAAAAAGTTGCAGGGCATTTTCTGTCGGTCAAGCGGATGCGAGAGAGCGGTTCATCAGGGAGTATAATGTTCCAACGCTCTTCATCGAATCGGATCTCGCGGACCCGAGATACTTCTCAGAAGCGCAGATGCGAAATCGGATCGACGCATTTTTTGAATCACTCGAACATAGAAGGTTGGTAGAAGTTTGA
- a CDS encoding 2-hydroxyacyl-CoA dehydratase — protein MQTHQDGNGYSMTFDRIISECRRKVESPFQEINKWKKKSRTGLAVGTFPVYTPWEIIDGCGMFPIGIFGGGSDIEIEYADSLIQSFICSIARSTLEVGLKGKLKDVDAMVFPSICDVSKNLSGIWERNFPNLQVEFIHLPQNMYSESAVDYLVHEYKRLADNLCTMNGSTPKEDSILESISVYNENRAKLRELYEFRSKEPWNLSTLELYIIIRYGTLVPQSVFSETLDKLLESVLLRDKGERDSVRVILEGSFCEQPPLDMLHLLEEAGCYIVDDDLLVGYRWFMEDVSTEGSPYRNLAEAYINLSYPSSVRHDGNRSRSDHLLEKVEKNAAAGVLFCAAKFCEPALFDYVLLKDALEKNDIPYLSFEFEEKMGVFESIKTQVETFVESILFFS, from the coding sequence TTGCAAACACATCAGGATGGTAATGGATATTCAATGACTTTTGACCGAATAATATCTGAATGTAGAAGAAAAGTCGAATCACCTTTTCAAGAGATCAACAAGTGGAAGAAGAAGAGTAGAACAGGGTTAGCTGTAGGAACCTTCCCTGTTTATACACCTTGGGAGATTATTGACGGCTGCGGTATGTTCCCGATAGGGATATTCGGAGGAGGCTCCGATATTGAAATAGAATATGCTGATTCGCTTATACAGTCTTTCATCTGTTCCATAGCACGCAGCACTCTTGAAGTCGGACTCAAGGGAAAACTGAAGGATGTGGATGCCATGGTATTTCCTTCGATATGCGATGTTTCAAAAAATTTGAGCGGAATTTGGGAAAGGAATTTTCCCAATCTCCAGGTTGAATTCATTCATCTGCCACAAAATATGTATTCAGAAAGCGCAGTAGATTATCTGGTTCACGAATATAAACGACTTGCTGATAATCTGTGCACAATGAACGGTTCTACACCGAAGGAAGATTCAATTCTCGAATCCATATCTGTATATAATGAGAATAGGGCTAAGCTTCGGGAGCTTTACGAGTTTAGAAGTAAAGAACCTTGGAATTTGTCAACATTAGAATTGTACATAATAATTCGATACGGCACACTCGTTCCCCAGTCCGTTTTCTCGGAAACTCTTGACAAGTTATTGGAATCTGTATTGTTGAGAGATAAGGGAGAAAGAGACAGCGTAAGAGTCATATTAGAAGGTTCATTCTGCGAACAACCCCCCTTGGATATGCTTCATCTTCTTGAAGAGGCCGGCTGTTATATCGTGGACGATGATCTGTTGGTAGGATACCGCTGGTTTATGGAGGATGTTTCAACTGAAGGGTCTCCTTATAGGAATCTTGCTGAAGCTTATATCAATCTGAGTTATCCCTCTTCAGTAAGACATGACGGTAATCGTTCGAGAAGCGACCACTTATTGGAAAAAGTTGAAAAAAACGCTGCCGCGGGAGTGCTGTTTTGCGCCGCAAAGTTCTGCGAGCCGGCTCTGTTCGATTATGTACTCTTAAAGGATGCGCTCGAAAAGAACGATATTCCGTATCTGTCATTTGAATTTGAAGAAAAAATGGGGGTATTTGAATCTATTAAGACTCAGGTCGAGACTTTTGTAGAGTCTATACTTTTCTTTTCATGA